From the Pseudomonas sp. SORT22 genome, one window contains:
- the tssB gene encoding type VI secretion system contractile sheath small subunit — translation MSKMHGSVAPKERINIKYVPATGDQQAEVELPLKLLVTGNFLGRGDTSSLEERRPVRIDKDSFNAVLAEAEVGLQMAVPSTLCADRDNDLNVHLHFRSINDFGPDAIARQVPELNKLLQLREALVALKGPMGNVPAFRKHLQSLLSDEATRQRLAQELDLVLDATNTVTDA, via the coding sequence ATGTCTAAAATGCACGGTTCCGTCGCCCCCAAAGAGCGCATCAATATCAAATATGTGCCCGCTACCGGTGATCAGCAGGCAGAAGTCGAACTGCCGCTGAAATTGCTGGTCACCGGGAATTTCCTGGGCCGCGGCGATACCTCGAGCCTCGAGGAGCGCCGCCCGGTGCGCATTGACAAGGACAGCTTCAACGCCGTGCTGGCCGAGGCTGAGGTGGGTTTACAGATGGCAGTACCGTCAACACTGTGCGCCGACCGCGACAATGACTTGAACGTGCACCTGCACTTTCGCTCGATCAATGACTTCGGCCCGGATGCCATCGCCCGGCAAGTACCGGAGTTGAACAAATTGCTGCAACTTCGCGAAGCACTGGTCGCCCTTAAAGGGCCGATGGGTAATGTACCGGCCTTTCGCAAGCACTTGCAAAGCCTGCTCAGTGACGAAGCCACTCGCCAGCGCCTGGCCCAGGAACTCGACCTGGTACTGGATGCAACAAATACGGTTACCGACGCATAA
- the vasI gene encoding type VI secretion system-associated protein VasI has product MGAMGKEWQYRWLGLCVAVLLPASALAAPDCTSIVSPLKRLACFDEAAGTPPGPAPVASPASRVGLVPAVVDLVQRNEQRRAADDFRFLASLWPEADDDSRQRMIISAPALGVAPPRPYLAISCEANISRVQLVLDEPPGPNRIRLQLLKDGQPVADAYPWQVLDDAGLVVDAGRGLQAIALLRRMGGGQRLRVKSDYPALDGLVFDAQGLGELIEQERQLCRW; this is encoded by the coding sequence ATGGGCGCTATGGGCAAGGAGTGGCAATACAGGTGGCTGGGCCTGTGCGTAGCGGTATTGCTGCCAGCCAGTGCGCTGGCGGCGCCGGACTGCACCTCGATCGTTTCGCCGCTCAAGCGCCTGGCCTGTTTCGACGAAGCCGCCGGTACGCCACCGGGCCCGGCGCCGGTGGCGAGCCCGGCTTCGCGGGTAGGCCTGGTACCGGCTGTCGTCGACCTGGTGCAGCGCAATGAGCAGCGCCGCGCCGCGGACGACTTTCGCTTCCTCGCATCGCTCTGGCCCGAAGCCGATGATGACAGCCGCCAGCGGATGATCATTTCCGCGCCGGCGCTGGGCGTCGCGCCGCCGCGGCCTTACCTTGCGATCAGCTGCGAGGCGAATATTTCCCGGGTGCAACTGGTGCTGGATGAGCCGCCCGGGCCCAACCGTATCCGCCTGCAACTGCTCAAGGACGGCCAGCCGGTGGCCGATGCCTACCCGTGGCAAGTACTCGACGATGCCGGTTTGGTGGTTGACGCCGGGCGCGGGCTGCAAGCCATTGCCCTGCTGCGGCGCATGGGCGGCGGCCAGCGCCTGAGGGTGAAAAGCGATTACCCGGCACTGGACGGGCTGGTTTTCGATGCGCAAGGTTTGGGTGAGCTGATCGAGCAGGAGCGCCAGCTATGTCGCTGGTGA
- the tssA gene encoding type VI secretion system protein TssA — MSLVIDLPAGALTQLLAPIEADRPAGYFDVEDETFQAIDQEMVKLGGLRENTIDWPYIDEASRQYLATQCKHLRILGHLQVVWLRTAEWGHWSAALTLLAGMVEHYWDSAHPVPGPTGYLNKRKQVLRLLEGLGQALPSLQRSSFAEVHQTDAEQALASLLDGIETTRLEPAAIEALQLQLGKYRERCLPAPAGRAVAADAGLSPAFFASTAPVGNEREQRRALLNMAEQINQQDPYDPVGYQLRRFALWTPVRTAPSVTRERRSELSAVPRDIVDSYHDALAANNVEPALLMRIERSVGASPYWLRGSFLAASVASRLAMDEVAGAIRQACERFACRLPGLTSLCFSDGTPFADAQTLAWISGADQPEAAHSPVQEFAGLRDELIAQLDREGVEVVLLRLQELQAEQQAPRQRCYATVIAADLLAARGLAWLADDLYAGVARMMRETSAQGWEPQLYLKVAQRSGADPLITAVKE, encoded by the coding sequence ATGTCGCTGGTGATCGACCTCCCGGCCGGCGCTCTCACGCAGTTGTTGGCGCCCATCGAGGCCGACCGGCCCGCCGGTTATTTTGATGTGGAAGATGAAACCTTCCAGGCCATCGACCAGGAAATGGTCAAGCTGGGCGGCCTGCGCGAGAACACTATCGACTGGCCATACATCGATGAAGCCTCGCGTCAGTACCTTGCCACTCAGTGCAAGCACCTGCGCATTCTCGGCCATCTGCAGGTGGTGTGGCTGCGCACCGCAGAGTGGGGGCACTGGAGCGCTGCCCTGACGCTGCTGGCGGGCATGGTCGAGCATTACTGGGACAGTGCTCACCCGGTGCCAGGGCCGACCGGCTACCTGAACAAGCGCAAGCAGGTGCTGCGCCTGCTCGAGGGGCTCGGCCAGGCCCTGCCGAGCCTGCAGCGTAGCAGCTTTGCCGAGGTTCACCAGACCGACGCCGAACAGGCCCTGGCCAGCTTGCTGGACGGCATCGAAACCACGCGGCTCGAGCCCGCAGCGATCGAAGCGCTGCAATTGCAACTGGGCAAGTACCGCGAACGCTGCCTGCCGGCCCCGGCAGGTCGCGCGGTAGCTGCCGATGCCGGCCTGAGCCCGGCGTTCTTCGCAAGCACGGCGCCGGTGGGCAATGAGCGTGAACAGCGCCGGGCCTTGCTGAACATGGCTGAACAGATCAACCAGCAGGACCCCTACGACCCGGTGGGCTATCAGTTGCGGCGCTTCGCCTTGTGGACCCCTGTGCGCACCGCGCCGTCGGTCACCCGCGAGCGGCGCAGCGAACTCAGCGCGGTGCCCCGGGATATCGTCGACAGCTACCACGACGCCCTGGCCGCCAACAACGTCGAGCCCGCGTTGCTGATGCGCATCGAGCGCAGTGTTGGCGCCTCACCCTACTGGTTGCGCGGCAGCTTTTTGGCGGCCAGCGTGGCTTCGCGCCTGGCCATGGACGAAGTGGCGGGTGCCATTCGCCAGGCCTGCGAACGCTTCGCCTGCCGTTTACCGGGTTTGACCAGCTTGTGCTTCAGCGACGGCACGCCGTTCGCCGATGCCCAGACCCTGGCCTGGATCAGCGGCGCCGATCAGCCCGAGGCGGCGCACAGCCCGGTGCAGGAGTTCGCCGGGCTGCGCGACGAACTGATTGCCCAGCTTGATCGCGAAGGCGTCGAGGTCGTGCTGTTGCGCTTGCAGGAACTGCAAGCCGAGCAGCAGGCCCCACGCCAGCGCTGCTATGCCACGGTGATTGCCGCCGACCTGTTGGCCGCCCGCGGTCTGGCGTGGCTGGCGGACGATCTGTATGCCGGCGTTGCCCGGATGATGCGCGAGACCAGCGCACAGGGCTGGGAGCCACAGTTGTACCTGAAGGTGGCACAGCGCTCTGGCGCCGACCCGCTGATCACTGCAGTCAAGGAGTAG
- the tssM gene encoding type VI secretion system membrane subunit TssM translates to MDRVWSHLKRWRLPMLRQFNRSLTLLVLLGVLLVLGAIWWLGPQLVWNDHRPLAPLPMRVAASVVVLVAPLLAWAWRVRRRYQAFQAERQQQAARQADPCLPHVQAQERALARSLDHLLNNMERRRSLYQLPWYLVLGAQNAGKTSLITRSNQSFALSQVTRAGASAQQDPDLAYPIDWWIGDEAVLFDPPGELLSQPEEPLPHQASAEGEDSVQQGLPVGTHQRLWLHLLDWLARTRSRRALNGVVLVIDLQSLLTQAPEQRKAQANLLRTRLYELTRQLGTRLPVYVTLSKVDLLEGFEECFARLSPSGREALLGFTFSLAAVDDFDAWQQELASRYDRFVELLGAQVFDSCAQAHSLSERQRLVALVRQLSGLRPALLGFFAEMLGSDRFTTPALVRGVYFSSVYQQGTLSNAFVDEAGKSYQLPSPAAEVKPAGGKVVYFAQQLFQRVIYPEAGLAGDNIKVARSKRRLLLAGFAVASLGCLLAVGLWQLYFSVNRGKAASVLAKSQEFSARDIDAKVDTTGRNLLAPLDQIRDAVSVYGDYRQAWPLLSDMGLYQGKKIGPTVDEAYLKLLSKRFLPAIASRALEAVFAAPTGSDEQLQALRVYRMIEDRGNRQAAIVEQWAARQWQRAYPGQGQVQADLMRHLDYALKYADADLAQHHEKIAQVQQALRQRPMAERVYLALKRQAQARLQPALDLRSEVGPAFDIIYQVPSASEGDSLLLAPLLTAKGYKAYFESGSRNLIELAMIDQWVLGERQRLDYSEHDREVLGQRVRALYHADYVDSWRRALSQVSIVDFRDLGHGVAVLEQVTGPGAPVRRLLETLRDNTVIFASLPVAEVEPLTGAQRATDGPPQAVAIRRAFSGLTELITAQADRPSYYDETLRAVSAVYDYAKAVHDSPDPGKAALKAVLQRFSLGAADPIANLQRIAAGLPEPLNQQARKLADQTAQVLMIAALGELEKRWDSEVYSFYHERLANRYPFRPAGEDASLEDFESFFGPKGRLQQFQDQYLSVFLKDNLDALYSDALGGYLVRSDVLEQLQHAERIRDTFFNNRGHLAVQLSIEPLALSSSRLSSLLSIDGQLVPYRHGAPQRTGLVWPNDLGSASASQLTLVNSSGNTASLSYRGPWSLFRLLSRAQLNGRTDTSVDLTFAVADGLMRYRVEVQKANNPVTQRSFAGFALPRTLLEARRGLAVDDES, encoded by the coding sequence ATGGATAGGGTCTGGAGTCACCTCAAGCGTTGGCGGCTGCCGATGCTGCGCCAGTTCAACCGGTCACTGACGTTGCTGGTGCTGCTGGGCGTGCTGCTGGTGCTGGGCGCAATCTGGTGGCTGGGCCCGCAACTGGTCTGGAATGACCATCGACCGCTGGCGCCACTGCCCATGCGCGTGGCGGCCAGTGTCGTGGTGCTGGTAGCGCCGCTGCTGGCCTGGGCCTGGCGGGTACGCCGGCGATACCAGGCGTTTCAGGCCGAGCGCCAACAGCAGGCGGCGCGCCAGGCCGACCCCTGCCTGCCCCATGTACAGGCCCAGGAGCGGGCGTTGGCGCGCAGCCTTGATCACCTGCTCAACAACATGGAGCGCCGCCGCTCGCTGTACCAACTGCCCTGGTACCTGGTGCTCGGGGCGCAGAATGCCGGCAAGACCAGCCTGATTACCCGCTCCAACCAGAGCTTCGCCCTGTCCCAGGTCACCCGCGCGGGCGCCAGCGCCCAGCAGGATCCCGATCTGGCGTACCCGATCGACTGGTGGATAGGGGACGAGGCAGTGCTGTTCGACCCGCCGGGCGAACTGCTCAGCCAGCCTGAAGAGCCATTGCCCCACCAAGCCAGTGCCGAGGGCGAAGACAGCGTTCAGCAGGGGCTCCCCGTCGGTACTCACCAGCGGCTGTGGCTGCACCTGCTCGACTGGCTGGCCCGCACCCGCAGCCGTCGCGCCCTCAATGGCGTGGTGCTGGTGATTGACCTGCAAAGCTTGCTGACCCAGGCGCCGGAGCAGCGCAAGGCCCAGGCGAACCTGCTGCGCACACGCTTGTATGAACTGACCCGGCAGTTGGGCACCCGCCTGCCGGTGTACGTGACCCTGAGCAAGGTCGACCTGCTGGAAGGTTTCGAAGAGTGCTTTGCCCGGCTTTCGCCGAGCGGGCGTGAAGCATTGCTGGGCTTCACCTTCAGCCTGGCGGCAGTGGACGACTTCGATGCCTGGCAGCAAGAGCTGGCCAGCCGTTACGACAGGTTTGTCGAGCTTCTGGGGGCGCAGGTATTCGACAGTTGCGCCCAGGCCCATTCGTTGAGCGAGCGTCAGCGGCTGGTGGCGCTGGTGCGCCAGTTATCCGGCCTGCGTCCGGCACTGCTGGGTTTTTTCGCCGAGATGCTCGGCAGCGACCGCTTCACCACGCCGGCACTGGTACGGGGGGTGTACTTTTCCTCGGTGTACCAGCAGGGTACGCTGAGCAACGCCTTCGTCGACGAGGCCGGCAAATCCTATCAACTGCCGTCGCCGGCAGCCGAGGTAAAGCCTGCCGGCGGCAAGGTGGTCTATTTCGCCCAGCAGCTGTTCCAGCGCGTCATCTACCCGGAGGCGGGGCTGGCCGGCGACAATATCAAGGTCGCCCGCAGCAAGCGCCGGCTGTTGCTTGCCGGGTTTGCCGTCGCTTCATTGGGCTGCTTGCTGGCGGTGGGGCTGTGGCAGCTGTACTTCAGCGTCAACCGTGGCAAGGCGGCCAGCGTCCTGGCCAAAAGCCAGGAGTTCAGTGCACGGGATATCGATGCCAAGGTCGACACCACTGGCCGTAATCTTTTGGCGCCGCTGGACCAGATTCGTGACGCGGTGTCGGTGTACGGCGACTATCGTCAGGCCTGGCCGCTGCTGTCCGACATGGGCCTGTACCAGGGCAAGAAGATTGGCCCGACGGTGGACGAAGCCTACCTCAAGCTGCTGTCCAAGCGCTTTTTGCCGGCCATCGCCAGCCGCGCCCTGGAAGCTGTCTTTGCTGCGCCTACCGGCAGTGACGAGCAACTGCAGGCGTTGCGCGTGTACCGCATGATTGAAGATCGAGGCAATCGCCAGGCGGCCATTGTCGAGCAGTGGGCAGCTCGGCAATGGCAGCGCGCCTACCCCGGGCAGGGGCAGGTGCAAGCCGACCTGATGCGCCACCTCGACTACGCGCTGAAGTACGCCGACGCCGATCTGGCGCAGCACCACGAAAAAATCGCCCAGGTGCAACAGGCCTTGCGTCAGCGGCCCATGGCCGAGCGGGTTTATCTGGCTCTCAAGCGCCAGGCGCAGGCGCGTCTGCAGCCGGCGCTGGACCTGCGCAGCGAAGTGGGCCCGGCCTTTGACATCATCTACCAGGTGCCGTCCGCCAGTGAGGGCGACAGCCTGTTACTGGCTCCGCTGCTCACGGCCAAAGGCTACAAGGCTTACTTCGAGTCGGGTAGCCGTAACCTCATCGAGCTGGCAATGATCGACCAATGGGTACTCGGCGAGCGTCAGCGCCTGGATTACTCCGAACATGACCGCGAGGTGCTCGGCCAGCGCGTTCGCGCCCTGTACCACGCCGACTATGTGGACAGCTGGCGCCGGGCACTGAGCCAGGTTTCGATCGTCGATTTTCGTGACCTGGGCCACGGCGTGGCGGTGCTGGAGCAGGTGACCGGGCCTGGCGCACCGGTGCGCCGCCTGCTGGAAACCCTGCGCGACAATACGGTGATCTTTGCATCACTGCCGGTGGCCGAAGTTGAGCCGCTAACCGGTGCGCAAAGGGCTACGGATGGGCCGCCCCAGGCGGTGGCGATCCGCCGGGCATTTTCCGGCCTGACGGAGTTGATCACGGCCCAGGCTGACCGGCCGTCCTACTATGACGAAACCCTGCGTGCGGTCAGTGCGGTGTACGACTACGCCAAGGCTGTGCACGACAGCCCCGACCCGGGCAAGGCGGCATTGAAAGCGGTGTTGCAGCGCTTCTCGCTGGGCGCCGCCGACCCGATTGCCAACCTGCAGCGGATCGCCGCCGGCTTGCCCGAACCGCTCAACCAGCAGGCCAGAAAGCTTGCCGACCAGACCGCGCAGGTGTTGATGATCGCCGCTCTGGGCGAGCTGGAAAAGCGCTGGGACAGCGAGGTCTACAGTTTCTACCATGAGCGCCTGGCCAATCGTTACCCGTTCAGGCCTGCTGGCGAGGATGCCTCGCTGGAAGACTTCGAGAGCTTCTTCGGCCCCAAGGGGCGCTTGCAACAGTTTCAGGACCAGTACCTGAGCGTATTCCTCAAGGACAACCTCGACGCCCTGTACTCCGATGCCCTGGGTGGCTACCTGGTGCGCAGCGATGTGCTGGAGCAACTGCAGCATGCCGAACGCATCCGTGACACCTTCTTCAACAACCGCGGCCACCTGGCGGTGCAATTGAGCATCGAACCCCTGGCCTTGAGCAGCAGTCGCCTGAGCAGCCTGCTGAGCATCGATGGCCAACTGGTCCCGTACCGCCATGGCGCGCCGCAGCGCACCGGGCTGGTCTGGCCCAATGACCTGGGCAGTGCCAGTGCCAGCCAGCTGACGCTGGTGAACAGCAGCGGTAACACCGCCAGCCTCAGCTATCGTGGGCCCTGGTCGCTGTTTCGCCTGCTCAGCCGCGCCCAGCTCAACGGCCGCACCGACACCAGCGTCGATCTGACCTTTGCCGTCGCCGATGGCCTGATGCGCTACCGGGTCGAGGTACAGAAGGCCAACAACCCGGTGACCCAGCGCAGTTTCGCCGGATTTGCCTTGCCCAGGACCTTGCTCGAGGCGCGCCGCGGCCTGGCGGTCGATGATGAGTCATAG
- a CDS encoding coproporphyrinogen III oxidase — MPDLHHRHPQPVSVHGQWPGEPGGHADTRRFHTGIGSLDVLRALRASRKQHRPLSLSVQLAAGLDELEQDAYLRGLQREIALVGCHLGADQSIEQFRLSGATPGLEVLQRLMEQLRQRFSFLPHELGDYAVEVDLHHTRWATMGLLRDLGFNQVSIGVPDCGQGGVLSAADWQNPAPIHSLIDAARTFDFRSVSVDLGYGHAWQTPDSFARKLATLIELEPDRLQVFDYSQPPARYAQCARQAPCSEQDKALMRRLCFAQLLAAGYQHIGLGQFVRADDDLAIAQERGRLRRNCQGFTRHGYCDHVGLGLGAISQFDALYAQNALTLTHYLQPLRNDQLPTCRGWRCEADEQLRQGVSERLACDLELDIEAIEARYGVDFRQYFASAWRQLEAMRRTGLVEVSARHISILPAGRVNVDAICQLFEQQQWVDHDAGL, encoded by the coding sequence ATGCCTGATTTACACCATCGCCACCCGCAGCCCGTCAGCGTGCACGGGCAATGGCCGGGCGAGCCCGGCGGGCATGCCGATACCCGCAGGTTCCACACCGGCATCGGTTCGCTGGACGTGTTGCGCGCCTTGCGCGCGAGCCGCAAGCAGCACCGGCCATTGTCGCTAAGCGTGCAACTGGCGGCCGGGCTCGATGAGCTGGAGCAGGACGCCTACCTGCGCGGCCTGCAACGGGAGATCGCCCTGGTCGGCTGCCACCTGGGGGCCGACCAGAGCATCGAGCAGTTCCGGTTGAGCGGTGCCACTCCAGGCCTTGAGGTGTTGCAGCGGTTGATGGAGCAACTGCGCCAACGCTTCAGTTTTTTGCCACACGAACTGGGTGACTACGCTGTTGAAGTCGATTTGCACCACACCCGGTGGGCGACCATGGGGCTGTTGCGCGACCTGGGTTTCAACCAGGTCAGTATCGGTGTGCCCGATTGTGGCCAGGGCGGTGTGCTGTCGGCTGCCGACTGGCAGAACCCGGCGCCGATCCATTCACTGATCGATGCCGCGCGCACCTTTGATTTTCGCTCAGTGAGTGTCGACCTCGGCTATGGCCATGCCTGGCAGACCCCGGACAGCTTTGCCCGCAAGCTTGCCACCCTGATCGAGCTTGAGCCCGACCGCCTGCAGGTTTTCGACTACAGCCAGCCGCCGGCGCGCTACGCCCAATGTGCCCGGCAGGCACCCTGCAGCGAGCAGGACAAAGCGCTGATGCGGCGCCTGTGCTTTGCCCAGTTGCTGGCTGCAGGTTACCAACACATCGGCCTCGGCCAGTTCGTGCGCGCCGACGACGACCTGGCGATTGCCCAGGAGCGCGGGCGCCTGCGGCGCAATTGCCAGGGGTTTACCCGTCACGGCTATTGCGACCATGTCGGTCTGGGCCTGGGCGCGATCAGCCAGTTCGACGCGCTCTATGCGCAGAACGCCCTGACCCTGACGCACTACCTTCAGCCGTTGCGCAACGATCAGTTGCCTACGTGCCGCGGCTGGCGCTGCGAGGCCGATGAGCAACTGCGCCAGGGCGTCAGCGAGCGCCTGGCCTGTGACCTGGAGCTGGATATCGAGGCCATCGAGGCCCGCTACGGCGTGGATTTTCGCCAGTACTTCGCCAGTGCCTGGCGCCAGCTGGAGGCCATGCGCCGGACAGGGCTGGTGGAGGTCTCGGCGCGCCACATCAGCATATTGCCCGCCGGGCGGGTGAACGTGGATGCCATCTGCCAGCTGTTCGAACAGCAGCAATGGGTCGATCACGATGCCGGTCTTTGA
- a CDS encoding NnrS family protein yields the protein MQVLDRRKALAIAPLLRLAFRPLFLAGCALAVLAIPLWLAALNGTLGNWQPAGGWLAWHRHELVFGFGLAIIAGFVLTAVQTWTGQPGLSGKPLAGLALLWLAGRVAWLVNAPWPLLALLELGFPLLVAVLMGRTLWQVRQKRNYPIVMVLLLLTAVDGLSVYGLVQEHDGWQRQGVLGGIWLVGAMMGLIGGRVIPFFTQRGLGRTAAVVPWPWLDGLLLAGSALVALLYAAGPALTTNTGIGALFAALACGHGLRLWRWYDHGLWRVPLLWSLHLAYAWLVLACLGMALWHFGVALNPSLAVHCLTIGAMAGLILAMIARVSLGHTGRALQPPAGMTLAFILLNLAGVSRVLLVLWLPLGGLWLAGVCWVLAFALYAWRYAPMLLRARVDGHPG from the coding sequence ATGCAAGTACTTGATCGGCGTAAAGCGCTGGCCATCGCGCCGCTGTTGCGCCTGGCGTTCCGCCCGTTGTTCCTCGCGGGCTGTGCCCTGGCAGTGCTGGCGATACCGCTGTGGCTGGCGGCCCTGAACGGCACCCTGGGCAACTGGCAGCCGGCCGGCGGCTGGCTGGCCTGGCACCGGCATGAACTGGTGTTCGGTTTTGGCCTGGCGATCATTGCCGGCTTTGTGCTCACGGCGGTGCAGACCTGGACCGGCCAGCCGGGCCTGAGCGGCAAGCCGCTGGCCGGCCTGGCGTTGCTCTGGCTGGCCGGGCGGGTAGCATGGTTGGTGAATGCGCCCTGGCCGTTGCTGGCGCTGCTGGAACTGGGCTTCCCGCTGCTGGTGGCGGTGCTGATGGGGCGCACCCTGTGGCAGGTGCGGCAAAAACGCAATTACCCGATCGTGATGGTGTTGCTGCTGTTGACGGCGGTCGATGGCCTGTCGGTGTATGGCCTGGTGCAAGAGCACGACGGTTGGCAGCGCCAGGGCGTGCTCGGCGGCATCTGGCTGGTCGGGGCGATGATGGGCCTGATTGGCGGGCGGGTGATTCCGTTCTTCACCCAGCGCGGCTTGGGCCGCACCGCGGCGGTAGTGCCCTGGCCGTGGCTCGACGGGCTGCTGCTGGCGGGTTCGGCACTGGTGGCGCTGTTGTATGCGGCGGGGCCGGCGCTGACCACCAATACCGGGATCGGCGCGCTGTTTGCTGCCCTGGCGTGCGGCCACGGGCTACGCCTGTGGCGCTGGTATGACCACGGGCTGTGGCGGGTGCCGCTGCTGTGGTCGCTGCACCTGGCCTATGCCTGGTTGGTGCTGGCCTGCCTGGGCATGGCCCTGTGGCATTTCGGCGTGGCGCTGAATCCGAGCCTGGCGGTGCATTGCCTGACCATCGGCGCCATGGCTGGGTTGATCCTGGCGATGATCGCCCGGGTCAGCCTTGGCCATACCGGGCGGGCGTTGCAGCCGCCGGCGGGGATGACCCTGGCGTTCATCCTGCTCAATCTGGCCGGGGTCAGCCGGGTGTTGCTGGTACTGTGGCTGCCGCTGGGCGGTTTGTGGCTGGCGGGCGTGTGCTGGGTGCTGGCGTTTGCCTTGTATGCCTGGCGCTATGCGCCGATGCTGTTGCGCGCCCGGGTTGACGGGCACCCTGGTTAA
- the norR gene encoding nitric oxide reductase transcriptional regulator NorR codes for MLRESLAADLIVELPNAVRLQRLVQTLREYFNCGAVGLLRLEGDSLRPQASVGLVHEALGRRFVIARHPRLAAIMASREPTWFEPDSRLPDPYDGLLDSALHEPLAVHDCMGVSLYVEGQLWGAITLDALQPGTFDSAARDELKRCTLQIEAALRVTRMEQENRSLRLSRSEPQDLRAPLEASEILGHSPVLQQLLNEIELLADAELPVLLLGETGVGKELFARRLHGLSRRRHKPLIQVNCAALPESLAESELFGHVKGAFSGASSDRAGRFDAANGGTLFLDEVGELPLSVQAKLLRTLQNGEIQRLGADKPLHVDVRIIAATNRHLPDSIRDGLFRADLYHRLSVYPLPIPPLRERGDDVLMIAGQFLELNRTRLGLRGLRLSPAAERALLAYHWPGNVRELEHVISRAALKQLSREGSRNLIITLEPQVLDLDSAPAAAPVAEQGAPPALAFSSLSEAVDACQRQAIAQALRLSGDNWASAARLLALDPSNLHKLARRLRLK; via the coding sequence ATGCTGCGTGAAAGCCTGGCCGCCGACCTGATCGTCGAACTGCCCAATGCCGTGCGCTTGCAGCGCCTGGTACAAACCCTGCGCGAGTACTTCAACTGCGGCGCGGTCGGCCTGTTGCGCCTGGAGGGCGACAGCCTGCGCCCGCAGGCCAGCGTCGGGCTGGTCCACGAAGCCCTCGGCCGGCGCTTCGTGATCGCCCGGCATCCGCGCCTGGCAGCGATCATGGCTTCGCGCGAGCCGACCTGGTTCGAGCCCGACAGCCGCCTGCCGGACCCTTACGATGGCCTGCTCGACAGCGCGCTGCATGAGCCCTTGGCTGTGCACGACTGCATGGGCGTCAGCCTTTACGTAGAAGGCCAACTGTGGGGTGCGATCACTCTCGATGCGTTGCAGCCGGGGACCTTCGACAGCGCTGCCCGCGATGAACTCAAACGCTGCACCTTGCAGATCGAAGCGGCCCTGCGGGTCACCCGCATGGAGCAGGAGAACCGCAGCCTGCGCCTGTCACGCAGCGAACCCCAGGACCTGCGTGCGCCGCTGGAAGCGAGCGAGATTCTTGGCCATAGCCCGGTGCTGCAGCAGTTGCTCAACGAGATCGAACTGCTCGCCGACGCCGAACTGCCGGTGTTGCTGCTGGGCGAGACCGGGGTCGGCAAGGAGCTGTTCGCCCGCCGCTTGCATGGTTTATCGCGGCGCCGCCACAAGCCGCTGATCCAGGTCAACTGCGCGGCCTTGCCTGAGTCCCTGGCCGAGAGTGAGCTGTTCGGCCATGTCAAAGGTGCGTTTTCAGGCGCCAGCAGCGACCGCGCCGGGCGCTTCGATGCGGCCAACGGTGGCACGCTGTTTCTTGATGAAGTCGGCGAACTGCCGCTGAGCGTGCAGGCCAAGCTGCTGCGCACGTTGCAGAACGGCGAGATCCAGCGCCTGGGCGCCGACAAGCCGCTGCACGTGGATGTGCGCATCATCGCCGCGACCAACCGGCACTTGCCCGACAGCATCCGCGACGGTCTGTTTCGCGCCGACCTCTACCATCGCCTGTCGGTGTATCCGCTGCCGATCCCGCCGCTGCGCGAGCGCGGCGACGATGTGTTGATGATTGCCGGGCAGTTCCTTGAGCTCAACCGCACCCGCCTGGGCCTGCGCGGCTTGCGCCTGTCGCCGGCGGCCGAGCGGGCGCTGCTGGCTTACCACTGGCCGGGCAATGTGCGCGAGCTTGAGCATGTAATCAGCCGCGCCGCGCTCAAGCAACTGAGCCGCGAGGGCAGCCGCAACCTGATCATTACCCTGGAGCCGCAGGTGCTCGACCTCGACAGTGCGCCGGCTGCCGCGCCAGTGGCAGAGCAGGGGGCACCACCGGCGCTGGCGTTCAGTTCCCTGAGCGAAGCCGTCGACGCCTGCCAGCGCCAGGCCATTGCCCAGGCCCTGCGCCTGAGCGGCGACAACTGGGCCAGCGCCGCGCGGCTGCTGGCGCTCGACCCGAGCAACCTGCACAAACTGGCCAGGCGCTTGCGTCTCAAGTAA